The sequence TAACCGCACGACTTCAGATGATTTTAATGTGAAAGGATGGGTTGGTGGAAGAGTCGCTTTGCGTTTTTTCTAATACAAACCTAAATCAAAGGTAAAATGGTTAGAGATTAATTCTCTAGCCATTTTTTTATTTTAAAAAGATAAAAAGAATAGTTTAAAAGAGTAGGGGTTTAACCTTTCCAGTTTGTCTTTATTACAAATCCACAAAATGACAAAATTTATTTTATTTCTGATAGTAGCCCTGGTTATAAGAATACTGTCAAGGGTAGCAGTAAACGAATTGTCAGAAGATCAGGAAATAAACAAATAAATAAATCCAGAGCCATGAAGAATTTAAAAATACTAGCGGTGCTTGTTTTAGTTGTAGTCAATCTACAAGCACATGCGGGCATTCCAGGAGCAGCTACGCTTGAACATAAAAAAGCAGTTTCTTTCGACATTAAACTCGGACGTCTTTCGCTGATCCGTCAAAAGAGTTTGGAGCAGCAATCTTCTTCGCTTATCTTTAGGAGTGGTAATTTGGATGCAGGTTTTATTAGCGGATTGCAAAAGAAGACTAAAAATTCCTATCTGGATGGAATTCTGAAGTGGGATTTTAAAGTAAAATTCAAATTGAATAAAAATATGAATATTATTTTCTCTTATAATTAATTCGCAATAGGGGTAAAAAAAGAATTGAGTGTCCTAACTATATAAAAACAAAAAAATGAAATCTTATAAAACATCTAAACTTATTTTAATTCTTGCAATTACAGCTTCTGTTTTTTCAGCTTGTCGCAAAGGTGGTCCATGGGGTATTAAAGGAAAAGGCGAAAATGTAACAGAAACAAGGTCGGCAACAGGCTTTGATCAAATTGATCATTCTATCGACGCTGATATTTATTACACCCAGGATTCTATTTATAAAGTTGAAATATCTGCGCAACCAAACATACTTGCCGTTTTAAAAACGGAAGTAAAAAATGGCATATTGTTTTTTGACTACAGGAGAAATGTTTGGGATCACAATACGGTTAAAATTACCATTCACGCACCCAAATTAAAAGAAATCGCACTTAGCGGAAGTGGGGACATGAATTTTCAAAACGAAATCATTGCTGCAGATATGAAGATAAAGATCAGCGGTTTAGGTGAAGTCTATTTTCCAAAATTAACAGCACAAAATTTGAATATTAACATCAGTGGCAGTGGCAGTGTAAAGATTGCTGATGGTGCAGTGAAAAGTGAAAATTGTGAGATTAGTGGGTTGGGAAGTGTGGATGCTTTGGGCTTAGTTGCCGAAAATGCAGAGTTGGAAATAAGCGGTTCGGGCGACATGAAGGTGAATGTTACTGAAAATCTCGATATCAGCATTTCAGGAAGTGGAAGCGTTAGTTATAAGGGAAATCCCCGCCTTAGCAAAAGCATTAGCGGCTCAGGAAAAGTAATTCATCTTAATTAATCTTACATCTTAAATCCTTATTCCCCGGTACTCTCTTGTTTTACCACATAGATAGTACCCAGGGTGAGGCATGTCCTCACGTACCGTTTTTTTTTACCTAAACTAAAATCCTATGAAACTTATTTATACCAGGCTCATAATAGTTTTTCTATTTATAATTAGCAACACTCCAGCCAAGGCACAAACCATTACGCAAACTGTGCGGGGAACCGTAGTGGACAAAATCTCTCAGACGCCTATTCCAGGCGCAGTGGTGCAGGTGTTGAATTCCGATCCTCTTAGTGTGGCTACCACTAATGCCAATGGAGAATTTTCTCTGTCAAATGTTCCGGTGGGCAAACAGAGCGTAAAGATCACATTCATAGGTTACAAAGAAATCATTATGAATAATCTTTCGGTAAATGCAGGAAAGGAACTTGTTTTTACTGCCGGAATGGAAGAGGAAGTTACAAAAATGGAAGAAGTGGAGATCACGGCAAAGGTTGAAAAAAATAAACCGCTTAATGATATGTCTACTGTAAGCACAAGGGCGTTTTCTGTAGAAGAAACTCAAAAATTCGCGGCAGCGGCGAATGATCCGGCGCGTATGGCCCTGGCTTTTGCAGGTGTTGTATCTACCGGAGATGGTAATAATATCATTTCTGTCCGCGGAAATTCACCCAACGGTTTGTTATGGCGCATGGAAGGCGTGGAGATTCCCAATCCCAACCATTTCGCCAATGTTGGTACATCAGGTGGAGGTATTTCCATTATAAGTTCGCAACTTTTAACCAATTCAGATTTTTCAACGGGCGCTTTTGCAGCGGAGTACGGTAATGCACTGTCAGGCGTTTTTGACCTCAAACTTCGCAAAGGCAATAATCAAAAAAGAGAATATACCGTGCAGCTGGGTGTTCTTGGACTTGACCTTGCAGCAGAAGGCCCGTTCAAAAAAGGTTATGGAGGTTCTTACCTTATCAATTACCGTTACTCCACCTTATCTGTACTTGGTAAGATCGGCGTGCCCCTGGGAGATGCGATCACAAATTTTCAGGATCTTTCATTTAATATTTCGCTTCCCACAAAAAAAATTGGAACGTTTGGACTCTTCGGTTTTGGCGGCCTGAGCGACCAAATAAGTTACGCAAAAAAAGATTCTACACTTTGGAAAGAAGATGACTTTAATCGCTACGATTCGAAGTTTTATAGCAATACCGGCGCAGTGGGACTAACTCATACAAAACTTTTCGGAAATCAATCTTACCTGAAAACGGCAATGGTTTTATCCGGAAGTCAAAATGGGTATTCCCAGCTGAAAATGCTTAACAACTATGAGAACTTTATAAAGGACTATGAGCAGAAGTATGATCAGACAAAAGTTACCCTGTCTACAGTATATACCCAGAAGCTAAGTCCGAAAAGTAATATACGTGCAGGGTTTATTCTCAATCGCCTGGGATATAATTTAAACCAAAAAGACATGACCGATACTACTGTGCTTCTTGAAAAGATTCGTGTGAAAGGAAATACACAAACCGCTCAGCTTTTTTTTCAATGGAATTACAGGCTTACTTCTAAATTAACCACCAATGTTGGACTCCATTATTTTCAACTATTTTTAAATAATTCGAATTCGGTAGAGCCACGGGCCTCTTTGAAATATGCCCTTACGCAAAAAAATGTGTTTACCCTGGGTTATGGTCTTCACAGTCAATTACAGCCAATCGGCGTATATTTTGCAGAGAAGACAAGCTCCGACAATGCTACACTACAACCCAATAAAAATCTTGAACTCAGCAAGGCACATCATCTTGTTTTGGGCTACGATCACGTGCTCAATGAATTTTCTCATGTAAAAACAGAAGTATACTACCAGCACCTTTTTGATGTTCCGATTATCAAAGATCAAACCAGTACATATTCTATTCTAAACGTTACCGAAGGGTACAATACTGAAGCGCTTACGAATAAGGGGCTCGGTCGTAACTACGGCGCTGAGCTTACTTATGAGCGCTTTCTGCATCGTAACCTTTATTATTTACTGTCGGCTTCACTTTACGATTCAAAATACAGAGCCCCTAACGGAAACTGGTACAATACACGTTTTAATACGAACTATGCCCTGAGTTTTACTGCGGGAAAGGAATGGACTTTATCGGCAAAACACAAAAGCCGGATCATTGGATTTAATATTAAGTCTATTTACGTAGGAGGCTTTCGTTACACGCCAATAGACCTTCCTGCATCTGTGGCTGCGGGCGAACAAAAATTAAATGATGCTAGAACCTTTGCGGATCAAAATCCGGCTTATTACAGGTTAGACGTACGTATCAGTGTTAAGCGAAATTACAAACACGTTACAAGCACTGTGGCTTTAGATCTTCAGAATGCTACGAACCGCAAGAATGTGGGAGGCCAATATTTCGATGCAAATACAGGAGCAATAAAATACTGGTATCAAACACCGCTTTTGCCATTGCTGAGTTATAGACTGGAGTTTTAAACGCCTTATTTCGTAGCGACAAACGTTACAAAACCATCTTTTTCGTTTGCGTGTAAAATAGTCATGTTGTTATTTTCGAGCATTTCTTTTACATCCTCAGCGCTGATCCTGAATTTATTATAAGAACTCACTTTTTGATGCCAGGTGCTTCCATCGAATTCATAGATCAGATCACTAACAACAACATGCGTGGGTGAATAGTCTAAAAAACAAGTCATAATGCGTGTAGTATCGCTTTTTACAGGAATAAAGCGTTCGTTGCCAACACGTTTTTCAGAATAATCACGAAAGGATAAGATAAATTTCCCCCCGGCTTTTAATATATCGCAGGAATAATCAATAAAGCGTTCGATGTCGCTTTCATTTTCAAGGTGGGTTAAAGTGTCGCCCCAGCAAACCAACACTTCGGGATTAAGATCTTCGTGTTTTGTAACAAGGCGCATGTCCTGCTCAACAGGCGTAATCTCTAACCCTCCGCAATTTGTTTTTAATTCTTCGAGTAGGGTAGTACTTGAGTCCACAGCCCAAACTTTATAACCTGCGTTGGCCAGCGCTGCACTCTGAGCGCCGTCTCCCGCACCCAGATCAATCGCTACTTTTGTGCTTGCCGGAAAAATATGTTGCTCTTTCAGAAAATCAGAAAATTCTTTCTGGCGCGTTTCAAAATCGCCTGCCATCCAGGAGTATATCTTCGCGAGGTGATTTTCGTAGTGTTCTTTAGCGTTCATAAAATTCTTTATAACTCCACGTTTTATTCGGGTAAAAAATAAAGTGGTTTTAATTTAGTAAAAATAAACTCTT is a genomic window of Sphingobacteriaceae bacterium containing:
- a CDS encoding SAM-dependent methyltransferase gives rise to the protein MNAKEHYENHLAKIYSWMAGDFETRQKEFSDFLKEQHIFPASTKVAIDLGAGDGAQSAALANAGYKVWAVDSSTTLLEELKTNCGGLEITPVEQDMRLVTKHEDLNPEVLVCWGDTLTHLENESDIERFIDYSCDILKAGGKFILSFRDYSEKRVGNERFIPVKSDTTRIMTCFLDYSPTHVVVSDLIYEFDGSTWHQKVSSYNKFRISAEDVKEMLENNNMTILHANEKDGFVTFVATK
- a CDS encoding TonB-dependent receptor, with translation MKLIYTRLIIVFLFIISNTPAKAQTITQTVRGTVVDKISQTPIPGAVVQVLNSDPLSVATTNANGEFSLSNVPVGKQSVKITFIGYKEIIMNNLSVNAGKELVFTAGMEEEVTKMEEVEITAKVEKNKPLNDMSTVSTRAFSVEETQKFAAAANDPARMALAFAGVVSTGDGNNIISVRGNSPNGLLWRMEGVEIPNPNHFANVGTSGGGISIISSQLLTNSDFSTGAFAAEYGNALSGVFDLKLRKGNNQKREYTVQLGVLGLDLAAEGPFKKGYGGSYLINYRYSTLSVLGKIGVPLGDAITNFQDLSFNISLPTKKIGTFGLFGFGGLSDQISYAKKDSTLWKEDDFNRYDSKFYSNTGAVGLTHTKLFGNQSYLKTAMVLSGSQNGYSQLKMLNNYENFIKDYEQKYDQTKVTLSTVYTQKLSPKSNIRAGFILNRLGYNLNQKDMTDTTVLLEKIRVKGNTQTAQLFFQWNYRLTSKLTTNVGLHYFQLFLNNSNSVEPRASLKYALTQKNVFTLGYGLHSQLQPIGVYFAEKTSSDNATLQPNKNLELSKAHHLVLGYDHVLNEFSHVKTEVYYQHLFDVPIIKDQTSTYSILNVTEGYNTEALTNKGLGRNYGAELTYERFLHRNLYYLLSASLYDSKYRAPNGNWYNTRFNTNYALSFTAGKEWTLSAKHKSRIIGFNIKSIYVGGFRYTPIDLPASVAAGEQKLNDARTFADQNPAYYRLDVRISVKRNYKHVTSTVALDLQNATNRKNVGGQYFDANTGAIKYWYQTPLLPLLSYRLEF